A window of Gossypium raimondii isolate GPD5lz chromosome 7, ASM2569854v1, whole genome shotgun sequence genomic DNA:
TGAAGAAGTGGATGTGACACATAGAAACTGTAAGTTTGGAGGAGGGGTAACCTGATCAGGATCAAGAACCAGCAGACAAAAAGCAGCAACCGGGCCAATTGAAGGATCTAAACGAACTTCCTCCTCACTTTGGTGCTCACTTATGCGGGGCAGACCAGGATTAGGTCCTAAGTATTGTAGCCTTGATTTAACAGAGCTAGCAAACCAAGATTTCTCCCTTTGCTGTAGTATGCATGCATGTATTAAGTGCTTAACGGAGTAGGTTTCACGAGTTAACGAAACACTAACCCAGTTGGGAAATGACTAAAAAGTTATCTTTTTTACgaagtaataaatattatattagaaGGATGTTTgccattttgttgttttatataGCTCAATAAATCTAGAACACATAATGGGATCTGAACTTAAGGCACAAATGATTCTTTAAAGcctaatttatttcacaatttcttttttccatAATCAACTAAGTTACAATATGCTTAATCCTTTTAAtctactaaattattattaattgctaaataaaattgatatttcatatatcataagattagtgaatttaaatattatttaaattaacttatattttattgtatacACGAATATATAACTCTACATAGATTAAAAACTCTTTTCAAAAAGTACTTAAAACTAGTCCTGAGTCATAATATTAGcaatataagttcatataatAATGGAGTCAAATATTGGTGGATTGTTGCCTAACCTGGAGTTCGAAGGTGTCAGGATTGGATCCATCAATAACATCAACTCTTCCACTGATTCGAAACTGCTCCCATGAATCAGTAAAGTACCAACATATCTGCAATGCAAaggagaaataaaaaaggatttaCATTAAACCCTAAGTAAAATACAGGTTATTGAAAATAATGGGTATATTATAccctcaaaaaagaaaatacctcAGCAAAAGGGCAATGCTTTAGCTCTTCTATCTGcgaaattaacaaataatattgtaCCCGTTTCAGAATTGAAAGAATCCGGAAAGAGGGGAAGTGAATTAAAGAACCTTGTGAGTCCTGTTATCGGTGTTGATATGGAACTTGTCGCTGCTCTCTTGAAATCCTCTGTAAATTCAATCGAATCACATTGAATaccaaacaaatgaaatttggAATTTGAGAAGCATTTTACACAGAAATGTACCTAAAAACCAAGGTGCGATTGGAGGGTCTTCCGTTGCATCCCACCGTAGCCTATCACAGTAGGAAGTAGCAACAAGAAgtcaacaaaaaaagaaataagaaaaaagggAAGAGTGAAAAAGGAGAAAGGCCGCTAACGAGTTGAAAGTAGGAAGAGTGCTTGAGATGGGAATTAGATTCCAAAGCGTTGAGAAGAAGTTGCTTCCATGGCGCTGTTATCGTTCCcattccctttttcttttttcgttttACACAGTAACTCGTGGTGTGAGATATTGTTTTTGAAACGCAGTTGGGCCCAAAGTTGTTTAGATTTGAAGGAACAAAGTCCAAGGACTCCATCCTATTTACGTCCAAATCTTCTTACTTAAAAGCCAGCCCATTTGACTTTGCGTCTTCATACCCTTTCCAATGAAACTCAAACTGAAGCCTGGGACACGTATCACAACTAGAAGTATTCATGGATCGAGTTAGATTCGGGTTGGATTttaataagttattttaattttaaatgataacgGATTCTTAAATTAGATTTTctacaacaataacaaaataatgttagtataatcaaaatcaattttatatacactaaaatatttaaatttagagtaaataattgaataaaaataaataaatcaacggaataataccaataaatgtTACTGTTTCAATGCAAATGTTTTTGCCATAGGTGCCTTATCTCATATGATTAGAGATGCCCTTCGTAATAACTCTACAATTACATCCTATTTACATAAATCACAACATGATGTTGGTACTTTGTGAAACTATTAAGAGTTGATGTTTGAAAAGTTATATTGTGAAACTATTAAGAGTTTGAAAAGTTACCgttgatatttttaaatgtttttatgttaaatgaatttgaatagttttagtttagggactaaaatgttaaaatattgaatttagcatgaaattttatatgaatttagtTGAAGTAGAGCTGTTGAGGGATGGTATATGAATCGACTCAAAAGTATGAGgcttaattgtgaaaatatgtaaattttggttttagggactaaattgcataaagatAAAAGTTTaggataaa
This region includes:
- the LOC105795816 gene encoding pyridoxine/pyridoxamine 5'-phosphate oxidase 2; amino-acid sequence: MGTITAPWKQLLLNALESNSHLKHSSYFQLATVGCNGRPSNRTLVFRGFQESSDKFHINTDNRTHKIEELKHCPFAEICWYFTDSWEQFRISGRVDVIDGSNPDTFELQQREKSWFASSVKSRLQYLGPNPGLPRISEHQSEEEVRLDPSIGPVAAFCLLVLDPDQVDYLNLKSTERVKFISTLDMNGVKNWTSERINP